DNA sequence from the Candidatus Sulfuricurvum sp. RIFRC-1 genome:
TGCAGACGCTCAATATTTGCACCGAGTGCGCGAAGTTTAAGCTCAAGATTCTCATATCCGCGATCGAGGTGATAGATACGGTGGACATTGGTGGTTCCCTCAGCTGCCATGGCCGCAAGGACGAGTGCACTGGATGCCCGTAAATCCGTTGCCATGACATCAGCACCGGCAAGATCACACGGCCCGATTACGGTTGCAGTGTGGCCGCTGAGTTTGATCTCGGCACCTAGACGTTGCAACTCACTCACATGCATAAAGCGGTTTTCAAACAATCGCTCTTCAATCGTGCTGGCTCCTTTTGCAATCGTAGCAAGGGCTAAAAATTGCGCTTGCATGTCGGTTGGGAATGCCGGATATTCTTGGGTTACAATATCGACGTGTTTGAGTTCAGATGCGGGATAAACGGTCATCGTACTCTCAGTGCATTCAATACGGCATCCCATTTGCTCTAATTTCGCAGTAACAGCATCCAAATGATCGGGACGTACACGATCGAGTGTAACAACCGAATCGGTAATCGCTGCGGCACACATATAAGTACCTGCTTCGATACGATCAGGAATAACTTCGAAATCGACCATATCAATGGTTTTTCCACCGGTACCGATGATGGTTAGTTCTGAGCTTCCGATACCGGTAATATCAATACCGCTGTCTCGGAGGATTTCACACAGTTGAACGACTTCAGGCTCTTTTGCACAGTTTACGAGGACACTTTTACCGTGTGCTAATGCCGCCGCCATGACAACGTTTGCCGTTCCGGTAACGGTGATTTTATCGAAGATGATGTGGGCTCCCTTAAGACCCTCCGGTGCAATCGCATGGACGTATCCCGCGTGAATGGTGATGGTAGCACCCATTTGTTCCATTGCTTTGAGATGTAAATCGATCGGACGTTGACCGATAGCGCATCCACCCGGAAGGGAAACTTCACAATGCCCGAAACGGGCAAGGAGCGGTCCGAGAACGAGAATGGAAGCGCGCATGGTTTTAACGATGTCGTAGTTTGCCATCGTATGGTTTACGGTTGAGGTGTCGATTTTGAGAACATGATCTTCTAATGTATAACTCGCACCAAGGTTGCCGAGGAGTTTTAGCAGAGTTTTAATATCAGCGACTTCAGGGGTATTGCTCATGGTGATAGGGTTGTGCCCCAACAGCGTTAAAGTGATTAGTGGCAATGCCGCATTTTTGGCGCCCGAAATGGTGACGGTTCCGCTTAGTTTGGTAGGGCCTTGAATACGTAAATAGTTCATTTATATCCCAAATAATAAAAGTTACGTATTATAAGCTAGTTGTGGTTAAAATTATCAAAATAGAGAGATATTTGAAGGAGAAAATGTGAGTTCGGCACTGGATCGACTGAAAAACCTGACAGCACAAATCTCCAGCTATGAGTTAGAGCGAAAAAGCAATCTTAAAACACTCGAAGAACTTTACCTTAAATTGGGTATCGATGCGAAAGTCAAACGGTTTGAAGATTTATTTGAGTATAAAGCGATCAATCTCTCAGGCTTATCTCTATCCGATGAAGATTTAGGCGCGGTAAAAGAGGGTAAATACGCTCAAATTATTGCCATAATTTATGATAAAAATGCAAAAGTTAAAAATAAAAATAGCTCTTTAGGATATTACGGACGTGCTGAAAAACTGAGTTCGGAACAAAAGAGAGAGATCGTCTCTTTTGTATTGGGATGGCGTTTTGAGAAAAGTTTTCGTACGTTAGAACATTATCATAATCTAATGGCTTCTTTAAAAACATCTGTTTCTGGGTAATGATGCTGATTTTTCTCGATACGGAAACAACGGGTTTAGAGATGAAAGACCGTATTT
Encoded proteins:
- the murA gene encoding UDP-N-acetylglucosamine 1-carboxyvinyltransferase — translated: MNYLRIQGPTKLSGTVTISGAKNAALPLITLTLLGHNPITMSNTPEVADIKTLLKLLGNLGASYTLEDHVLKIDTSTVNHTMANYDIVKTMRASILVLGPLLARFGHCEVSLPGGCAIGQRPIDLHLKAMEQMGATITIHAGYVHAIAPEGLKGAHIIFDKITVTGTANVVMAAALAHGKSVLVNCAKEPEVVQLCEILRDSGIDITGIGSSELTIIGTGGKTIDMVDFEVIPDRIEAGTYMCAAAITDSVVTLDRVRPDHLDAVTAKLEQMGCRIECTESTMTVYPASELKHVDIVTQEYPAFPTDMQAQFLALATIAKGASTIEERLFENRFMHVSELQRLGAEIKLSGHTATVIGPCDLAGADVMATDLRASSALVLAAMAAEGTTNVHRIYHLDRGYENLELKLRALGANIERLQE